AGCAGGGGCCGTTGTGTCAAACTCAAAATAACAATCCTGCACGGCTTGCCGAGTCTTTCGCTGTGTCGGCCTGGCTATCCGATTGACATCATTGCCTATTTCCAGTATGGTATCTGCCTTTATATTGCTTGTTATTAATCGATGAGGAAATAGTTAATGAACGCTGAAAATAAGATAGATCAAACACAGGCCCAGGCGGAGATCCCGCCGGAGCAGCTTAGCCTTGAAAGTCGGTTCAAATTCAAATGCCATAAAGGTGTTTCCTGTTTTACCGAATGCTGCAGGGGGATTGATATCATGCTCACCCCCTATGATATTTTAACCATGCGCAAAAAACTGGATATGGATTCGGAAAAATTTCTGGCCATATTTACCACGCCCCAGCTTCTTGAGAAGACGGATATGCCTGTGGTGACCCTCAAACTTCTCGATGATGAGCGTCGCTCCTGTCCATTTGTCGAGGACGAGGACGGGTGCGTAATTTATGAAGATCGGCCGACCACCTGCCGGTATTATCCGCTTGGTGTGGGATCTTTGAGTTATTCCGGAGAGCAGGCTGATGAGGATAAAGATGAGTTTTTTTTCATGATCAAGGAACCCCATTGCAAAGGCTTTGATGAAGACGCGGAGTGGAGTGTAAGAGAATGGCGTGAAGATCAGGGGGTTGATCTGCGAGACGAGGTCAATGAAGGCTGGCTGGATCTCATGGTCCGTAAAAAATCTTTACCGGCGAGCATGCAGCTGTCCGAGCAGGCCAAGCAGATGTTTTTTATGGTATGCTATAATATTGACAAGTTTAAACGGTTTGTTTTTGAATCCTCCTTTCTTACCCGGTACAAAATACCGGAAGAGCGGGTGGCTGAGATTAAAGCGGATGATGTGAAGCTGCTTCAGTTTGGATTTGAATGGCTGAAAAACACTTTTTTTCAAACCGGAGAAGAGATGTTTGATCCCAAAGAGAAAAGCGACGACGCAACAGCCGCTGACAAATAATGTACCATTGAAGGCCGAACATCATGACCGGTAGGAGGCTTTCATATACTTAGTGTCTGAACGAAAATTTACGGTTTTCGGTCGGGCACTATTTAGATTAAACCACGAAGTCCACGAAGAACACGAAGTTTATCTCGTGAATTTTTCGTGGACTTCGTGTTCTTGGTGGTAAGATATTCAATATACCTAATAGTTATACCACAATACTTCATGTGCGGCCGAATCATTCAGGCGGGCGTCAATGTCCAGATTGAAGAAAGAAGCTGCGGGGGCAAGAATTTCAGGATTATCTGCCTGTACTTTTTTTAGGGCGGCAAGCGCCATGTCAAATCCTTTTTGGGTCATTTTCCCCAGAGGCGGACGGCAGGGTCCGCACGGCATGCCAAGGATCTGCATCATGGTCTTCAGGGGCAGCGGATTTCTGGCCCTGCATTTGACGGGTCCGTACTTGCTTTCTTCTTCAGTGGTGATGACCACAAGCTCCAGCAACGGAGACAATGCGGTCTGAAGGGCAAGGGCTTCCTGGGTTTTACCCTGGTTAAGCAGTTCAACCATTTGGGTCATCGCTGCCGGTGCAATATTTGACATGACTGAAATAGCACCGCAGGCCCGGATCGCTTCATCCGACATAACCCGGCAGACCAGGGCATCGTCTCCGGAAAAGATATTGAAATTGTCCCCGCAAAGTTTTCGGGTCATTTTCATGTTGTCCAGATCTCCAGTGGCTTCCTTGACGCTTTTCACATTGGCACAGGTGTCCGCAAGTATGGCAAGATCCTGGGGCAGCATCTGGGCACCGGTTCGTCCCGGTATAATATAAGGAATGATTTCCAGATCCGGATTTTTTTTAGCCACCACCTCGTAATATTCCAACCGAATTTCAAGGGAGGAAGGCCCATTGTAATAGGGGTCTACCAAAAGCACACCGTCCACGCCTTGTTTTGCAGCATGGGATGTTGCGGTTAAGGCTTCATCAGTGTTGTTTGAGCCGGTGCCGGCGATGCACTTGCATTTGCCCTTGGTCTGTTTAGCCGTCAGATCAATAACCAGATTGTGTTCTTCCCATTTAAATGTCGGGCTTTCACCGGTGGTGCCGGTGGCAAGAATACCGGTAATCCGGTTTTCAATCTGAAAATCAATAAGCCCGGACAGGCCGTCCCGGTCAAAATCTCCTGCCGGGGTGAACGGGGTGATGAG
This window of the uncultured Desulfobacter sp. genome carries:
- the dapA gene encoding 4-hydroxy-tetrahydrodipicolinate synthase, whose translation is MEQGCYTALITPFTPAGDFDRDGLSGLIDFQIENRITGILATGTTGESPTFKWEEHNLVIDLTAKQTKGKCKCIAGTGSNNTDEALTATSHAAKQGVDGVLLVDPYYNGPSSLEIRLEYYEVVAKKNPDLEIIPYIIPGRTGAQMLPQDLAILADTCANVKSVKEATGDLDNMKMTRKLCGDNFNIFSGDDALVCRVMSDEAIRACGAISVMSNIAPAAMTQMVELLNQGKTQEALALQTALSPLLELVVITTEEESKYGPVKCRARNPLPLKTMMQILGMPCGPCRPPLGKMTQKGFDMALAALKKVQADNPEILAPAASFFNLDIDARLNDSAAHEVLWYNY
- a CDS encoding YkgJ family cysteine cluster protein, translating into MNAENKIDQTQAQAEIPPEQLSLESRFKFKCHKGVSCFTECCRGIDIMLTPYDILTMRKKLDMDSEKFLAIFTTPQLLEKTDMPVVTLKLLDDERRSCPFVEDEDGCVIYEDRPTTCRYYPLGVGSLSYSGEQADEDKDEFFFMIKEPHCKGFDEDAEWSVREWREDQGVDLRDEVNEGWLDLMVRKKSLPASMQLSEQAKQMFFMVCYNIDKFKRFVFESSFLTRYKIPEERVAEIKADDVKLLQFGFEWLKNTFFQTGEEMFDPKEKSDDATAADK